A DNA window from Aminipila luticellarii contains the following coding sequences:
- a CDS encoding response regulator, producing the protein MKKTDINILIVEDDAQIRNFITYALKGEGFSYQAADHGTYALDLLESEKFDLLLLDLGLPDMDGTQIIERVRNWSDMPIIVVSARDQDREKVSALDLGADDYLTKPFSSAELMARIRVSLRHASKWNKEKENAVFQVGELKIDMDKRIVELEGSQIHITPMEYSLLALFFKNIGKVLTTGYILKEVWGVDYSSDTQALRALMAALRRKIEKNPAKPRYITTEVGVGYRLMDE; encoded by the coding sequence GTGAAAAAAACAGATATAAATATTCTGATAGTGGAAGATGATGCACAGATCAGAAATTTTATCACGTATGCATTAAAGGGAGAAGGTTTTTCCTATCAGGCCGCAGACCATGGAACGTACGCTTTGGACTTATTGGAATCAGAAAAGTTTGATTTGCTTTTGCTGGATTTAGGGCTTCCTGATATGGACGGAACTCAGATTATAGAAAGGGTGAGGAATTGGTCAGATATGCCGATCATTGTGGTATCGGCTAGAGATCAGGATCGGGAAAAGGTTTCGGCTTTAGATCTGGGCGCGGATGATTACTTGACCAAACCTTTTTCTTCGGCAGAGCTTATGGCACGAATCCGAGTATCCCTTCGGCATGCCAGCAAGTGGAATAAGGAGAAAGAAAATGCGGTATTTCAGGTAGGAGAATTAAAGATAGATATGGACAAACGAATCGTAGAGCTGGAAGGCTCCCAGATACATATAACCCCTATGGAATACAGTCTGCTGGCTCTGTTTTTTAAAAATATCGGGAAGGTGCTTACCACCGGCTATATTTTAAAAGAAGTCTGGGGAGTGGATTATAGCAGCGATACGCAGGCTCTTCGCGCATTGATGGCAGCACTGCGGAGGAAAATTGAAAAAAATCCGGCAAAACCAAGGTATATTACGACGGAAGTAGGCGTAGGATACCGGCTTATGGATGAGTAG
- a CDS encoding sensor histidine kinase, which produces MERAKNIKNICVYRVLIIFIMIFVASLIGYVFQYVGLSEPNIVLVYILAVLLITWAASGYITGIAASVIATFTFNYFFTKPYFSFVEHNLSYIMTFVIMIITAFITTSLTSRMKNNAFEARQKEAEATALYSLNTRLTGASDINDMAQISASAVSLSFDCEAECLCFYKSDKYEKIRNRIENLETMCDEGDKFWDWPIYGNESPLGVIRIPSDKAREMDEDQKSLLQVMIESIALAMDRWQASQKQMEADAEIVQERYRTNLLRSISHDLRTPLSGIIGTSEMLLDMVDESDEKYPMIKGIYNEADWLHGLMENILSLTQLDDGRLTIEKELEAAEEIVGGAVSHISRRFPEYEIKVKVPEELLLVPMDAKLIQQVLMNLLDNAVKHTPKEKEISVSVTEDQKNNQAVFAVKDQGDGIKNEDVSILFKPFYTSREMSADAHRGTGLGLTICEAIVKAHGGQIEARNSTDGKGAEFTFTLPMEVKKREKNRYKYSDSGR; this is translated from the coding sequence ATGGAACGAGCTAAAAACATAAAAAATATTTGCGTTTACCGTGTTTTGATCATCTTTATTATGATATTTGTGGCTTCCCTAATCGGATATGTATTTCAGTATGTAGGATTATCAGAACCCAATATTGTTCTTGTGTATATATTGGCTGTTCTTCTGATAACCTGGGCCGCATCGGGATATATTACCGGAATTGCAGCTTCTGTCATAGCGACCTTTACCTTCAACTATTTTTTTACTAAACCGTATTTTTCGTTTGTCGAACATAATCTCAGCTATATCATGACGTTTGTTATCATGATCATTACGGCATTTATAACGACCTCGCTGACGTCCAGAATGAAGAATAATGCTTTTGAAGCAAGGCAAAAGGAAGCGGAGGCTACAGCCTTGTACAGCCTCAACACCAGATTGACCGGTGCCAGCGATATCAATGACATGGCCCAGATTTCTGCCAGTGCTGTCAGCCTGAGCTTTGATTGTGAAGCGGAATGCCTGTGCTTCTACAAGTCGGATAAATATGAAAAAATCAGAAATAGAATAGAAAATTTAGAGACGATGTGTGATGAAGGAGATAAATTTTGGGATTGGCCCATCTATGGAAATGAAAGTCCGCTGGGCGTCATACGCATCCCATCAGATAAGGCCAGAGAGATGGACGAGGATCAAAAAAGCTTATTGCAGGTCATGATTGAAAGCATTGCTCTGGCCATGGACCGCTGGCAGGCTTCTCAAAAACAAATGGAGGCGGATGCGGAGATCGTGCAGGAAAGATATCGGACGAATCTGCTTCGATCCATATCCCACGATTTGAGAACCCCGTTATCCGGTATCATAGGAACGTCTGAAATGCTTTTGGATATGGTCGACGAATCCGATGAAAAGTATCCGATGATAAAAGGGATTTATAATGAAGCGGACTGGCTTCATGGGCTGATGGAAAATATATTGAGCCTGACCCAGTTAGACGACGGCCGGCTGACCATAGAAAAGGAACTGGAGGCTGCGGAAGAGATCGTAGGGGGAGCCGTATCCCATATAAGCAGAAGATTTCCCGAATATGAGATCAAAGTGAAGGTCCCGGAGGAACTGCTTCTGGTTCCGATGGATGCAAAGCTGATTCAGCAGGTGCTGATGAATTTGCTTGACAACGCTGTAAAACATACGCCTAAAGAAAAAGAAATCAGCGTTTCTGTTACAGAGGATCAAAAGAATAATCAGGCTGTTTTTGCAGTAAAAGACCAGGGTGATGGAATAAAAAACGAAGATGTATCCATTCTTTTTAAACCGTTTTATACGTCCAGAGAAATGTCGGCAGATGCTCACCGGGGAACCGGATTAGGACTGACCATCTGTGAGGCGATTGTTAAAGCACACGGCGGACAGATAGAAGCACGAAACAGTACGGATGGAAAGGGAGCGGAATTTACTTTTACACTGCCAATGGAGGTGAAAAAACGTGAAAAAAACAGATATAAATATTCTGATAGTGGAAGATGA
- a CDS encoding TIGR04076 family protein → MAKRPKIILRMIDKKENGVCHYGHKIGDTFDFDKDRNRMCPMMVHTAFPYIDILRYGGSVPGGANPDTCKFCCPDADVINVFEIERVKS, encoded by the coding sequence ATGGCTAAAAGACCAAAGATTATTTTGAGAATGATAGACAAAAAAGAAAATGGAGTGTGCCATTACGGACATAAAATCGGCGATACTTTTGATTTTGATAAAGACAGAAATCGTATGTGTCCTATGATGGTTCACACTGCTTTTCCGTACATCGACATCCTGAGATACGGGGGAAGCGTACCTGGCGGTGCAAACCCGGATACCTGTAAATTTTGCTGCCCGGATGCAGATGTCATTAATGTATTTGAGATTGAAAGGGTAAAAAGTTAA
- a CDS encoding D-alanyl-D-alanine carboxypeptidase family protein, translating into MNIFNRSSDKRRVGKRIDRLKKRAIVAKTMHKVTVIRVMSIFMIGLLVIGGGAVGISSIIPDNLNKAADTKDNEMMSVDKAVNTSASQSTVTGGAATVNPKSGDSGDVNSAGLVVDAKAAVLMDVGSGTVLFSQNGADRLPPASVTKVMTMLLAMEAIDRGQVKLTDMVTISEKSASMGGSQMYMEPGEQHPLEDLMKGISMVSANDACVAVAEYLSGSVDIFVENMNARAKELGMENTHFVNTNGLPVADHYTSAHDIAIMSCELIKHKKTHDWFTKWQDTMLVGLPGKQTEFGLTNTNRLIKQYTGANGIKTGFTQEAGYCLSGSATRDDMTLIAVVLGCPSSKVRFAEAAKLLDYGFATYDTVKLADKGEPHGLIEIEKGEPNYINAVAGEDISILVKKGEKDAVTFEVEQDKKVKAPVKKGDKVGDIVVYQNKKEIGRYPLVAEENSKKASLVQLYKRLVKNMVE; encoded by the coding sequence ATGAATATTTTTAATAGAAGTTCTGATAAAAGAAGAGTTGGAAAAAGGATCGACAGGTTAAAAAAGCGGGCGATCGTGGCCAAAACCATGCACAAAGTTACCGTAATAAGGGTTATGTCTATATTTATGATCGGTTTGCTTGTAATCGGCGGCGGAGCTGTCGGTATCAGCAGCATTATTCCGGATAATTTAAACAAAGCAGCTGATACAAAAGACAACGAAATGATGTCGGTGGACAAAGCTGTCAATACGAGTGCCAGTCAAAGTACTGTTACGGGCGGAGCCGCAACAGTGAACCCAAAATCAGGAGATTCAGGTGATGTGAACAGCGCAGGTCTGGTAGTGGATGCAAAAGCCGCTGTGCTGATGGATGTGGGAAGCGGCACGGTTCTGTTTTCACAAAATGGTGCAGACCGTCTCCCGCCGGCTTCTGTTACAAAGGTCATGACCATGCTGCTCGCCATGGAAGCAATAGACCGGGGACAGGTCAAGCTGACCGATATGGTAACCATTTCGGAAAAATCCGCCTCTATGGGAGGTTCGCAAATGTATATGGAGCCCGGAGAACAGCATCCTCTGGAGGATTTAATGAAAGGGATTTCTATGGTATCTGCCAACGACGCATGTGTGGCAGTTGCGGAATATTTATCGGGCAGTGTAGATATCTTTGTAGAGAATATGAATGCCAGAGCAAAAGAGCTGGGCATGGAAAATACGCATTTTGTCAATACAAATGGGCTTCCTGTAGCGGATCATTATACCAGTGCACATGATATTGCCATCATGTCCTGTGAACTGATTAAGCATAAAAAAACTCACGATTGGTTTACTAAATGGCAGGACACCATGCTTGTAGGACTGCCGGGGAAACAGACTGAATTTGGTTTGACGAATACCAATCGGCTAATCAAGCAATATACAGGTGCAAATGGAATAAAGACCGGGTTTACCCAGGAAGCCGGTTACTGTCTATCCGGTTCGGCAACTCGGGATGACATGACATTAATTGCCGTCGTACTCGGATGTCCCAGCTCAAAAGTTCGCTTTGCTGAGGCCGCAAAGCTTCTCGACTACGGCTTTGCCACTTATGATACAGTTAAACTGGCAGACAAGGGGGAACCTCATGGACTTATTGAAATTGAAAAGGGCGAACCTAATTATATAAATGCTGTAGCGGGGGAAGATATTTCGATTTTAGTTAAAAAAGGTGAAAAGGATGCCGTTACTTTTGAGGTAGAGCAGGATAAAAAAGTCAAGGCACCTGTTAAGAAGGGCGATAAAGTAGGCGATATCGTGGTTTATCAGAATAAAAAAGAGATCGGCAGGTATCCTTTAGTCGCAGAAGAAAATTCTAAAAAAGCAAGCCTGGTACAGTTGTATAAGCGACTGGTTAAGAATATGGTAGAGTAA
- the sfsA gene encoding DNA/RNA nuclease SfsA — MIYNNIKPATFISRPNRFIANIEIGGKREICHVKNTGRCREFLTEGARVFVQESDNMARKTKYDLISVYKGDRLINMDSQVTNKVVQEWLEGGLLFEDIVLIKPESRYKNSRFDFYVETEKQKIYIEVKGVTLEENGVVLFPDAPTERGVKHLRELAECLKEGFEAYVIFVVQMADVKVFKANARTHKAFDETLRQAYEEGVKVMAYECSVTPGSITMTKPVPVLIGCETNLEK, encoded by the coding sequence ATGATTTATAACAATATAAAACCGGCAACATTTATTTCAAGACCGAATCGATTTATAGCTAATATTGAGATTGGCGGAAAAAGAGAAATTTGTCATGTAAAGAATACCGGGCGGTGCAGAGAATTTTTAACAGAAGGTGCCCGTGTGTTTGTGCAGGAATCGGATAATATGGCCCGTAAGACCAAGTATGATCTGATCTCCGTTTATAAAGGAGACCGCTTGATCAATATGGATAGTCAGGTCACCAATAAGGTGGTACAGGAATGGCTCGAAGGGGGCCTGCTGTTTGAAGATATTGTGCTGATAAAGCCTGAAAGCAGATATAAAAATTCACGATTTGATTTTTATGTAGAGACAGAAAAACAAAAAATCTATATAGAGGTAAAAGGTGTAACTCTGGAGGAAAACGGCGTGGTCCTGTTTCCGGATGCTCCGACCGAAAGAGGAGTGAAGCACCTTCGGGAGCTGGCAGAATGTCTGAAAGAAGGATTCGAGGCTTATGTGATCTTTGTAGTACAAATGGCTGATGTAAAGGTATTTAAAGCCAATGCAAGAACCCATAAAGCATTTGATGAGACGCTCCGTCAGGCTTATGAGGAGGGCGTGAAGGTTATGGCCTATGAATGTTCGGTGACGCCGGGCAGCATAACTATGACGAAACCGGTACCCGTTCTCATCGGATGTGAAACAAACTTGGAAAAATAA
- a CDS encoding ATP-binding protein codes for MIRKIIKIDTEKCNGCGLCAEACHEGAIAMINGKAQLIRDDYCDGLGDCLPVCPTNAIRFEEREASAYDEQAVMAKKSEDQAAPCGCPGTRSKSISRTPGASHHAPIAENSTPMDSQLSQWPIQIKLVPVHAPYFDGANLLVAADCTAFAYGNFHQEFIRNHVTIVGCPKLDSVDYSEKLTEIIKNNDIKSVKVVRMEVPCCGGIENAVKQALINSGKMIPWQVVTISTDGRIIE; via the coding sequence ATGATTAGAAAAATAATAAAGATTGATACAGAAAAGTGTAATGGATGTGGGTTGTGCGCAGAGGCCTGCCACGAAGGGGCGATCGCTATGATCAACGGAAAGGCTCAGTTAATCCGTGACGATTATTGCGACGGACTGGGAGACTGTCTGCCAGTATGTCCTACCAATGCCATTCGTTTTGAAGAACGTGAAGCATCCGCCTATGACGAACAGGCTGTAATGGCTAAAAAATCCGAAGACCAGGCTGCTCCTTGCGGCTGTCCCGGAACGCGATCCAAGTCTATCAGCAGAACCCCCGGCGCATCACACCATGCACCAATAGCAGAGAATAGTACACCTATGGATTCCCAGCTCTCCCAGTGGCCGATTCAGATCAAACTGGTGCCGGTTCATGCTCCTTACTTTGACGGGGCAAACCTGCTGGTAGCTGCGGACTGTACTGCCTTTGCCTACGGCAACTTTCATCAGGAATTTATCAGAAATCACGTAACAATCGTCGGATGCCCTAAACTGGATTCTGTCGATTATAGTGAAAAGCTTACAGAAATCATAAAAAACAACGATATTAAAAGTGTAAAGGTGGTACGCATGGAAGTTCCTTGCTGCGGCGGTATTGAAAACGCCGTAAAGCAAGCCCTGATCAACAGCGGTAAAATGATTCCCTGGCAGGTTGTGACCATCTCAACAGATGGGCGTATAATAGAGTAA
- a CDS encoding Crp/Fnr family transcriptional regulator, translating into MKKYLSILKNNPLFAKIDERDLETMLDCLSAKVKSFDKNGIILMAGDHIDKVGIVVDGSVHIVKEDLLGNRTIIAQIEPGQIFAEAFSCAAIEKLPVSVIANVNSTVLFIDYNKIVYTCDNSCTFHHRLLENMLGILARKNILLNNKIEHISKRTIKEKVLSYLSSQAQQQEKRRFSIPFNRQELADYLCVDRSALSNELGKLRDEGIIEFNKNEFRLLAEDMNEF; encoded by the coding sequence ATGAAAAAATATTTGAGTATTTTAAAAAATAATCCCTTGTTTGCAAAAATTGACGAAAGAGATCTGGAAACAATGCTGGATTGCCTTTCTGCAAAAGTGAAGAGCTTTGATAAAAATGGAATCATTCTCATGGCGGGAGACCACATCGATAAGGTGGGCATTGTAGTGGATGGAAGCGTGCACATTGTGAAGGAAGACCTTTTAGGAAATCGTACGATTATTGCACAAATTGAACCGGGGCAGATTTTTGCAGAAGCTTTTTCCTGTGCTGCTATAGAAAAGCTTCCTGTAAGCGTGATTGCTAACGTGAACAGTACCGTTCTGTTCATTGATTACAATAAAATTGTGTATACCTGTGATAATTCTTGTACATTTCACCACAGACTGCTTGAAAATATGCTGGGAATATTGGCCAGAAAAAATATTCTCTTGAATAATAAAATTGAACATATATCCAAAAGAACGATTAAGGAGAAGGTGTTGTCTTACTTGTCTTCACAGGCACAGCAACAGGAAAAGAGAAGGTTTTCAATTCCTTTTAACAGACAGGAGCTGGCGGATTATCTTTGTGTGGACAGAAGTGCCTTATCCAACGAACTGGGTAAGCTTCGGGATGAAGGAATCATTGAATTTAACAAAAACGAGTTTAGGCTTTTGGCTGAGGACATGAATGAATTTTAG
- a CDS encoding transporter substrate-binding domain-containing protein yields the protein MKKFLSVAVLLLLTVTVLAGCGSKNDEEQVKTNPKPLVVSMDLAHPPFEMKDEKENPTGVSVDFIKAFGEYVGREVKIQPVSEDQLIPSLQQEKADLVMSSLFVTEDGKQLVDFSEPYAQIELAVLVKKNEGFSSAESLNQKEKKVAVIAGSAGELYAGKNLSDAEITVLADENACVSQVLQGKADAFISDQLMIYSDWKNYADQTDLLSVGNQEVGKWAIAVQKGDTALLAQVNEFIETYRINGGFNKLTSKYLVEEKEDFDRFGLNWIFNMDE from the coding sequence ATGAAAAAATTTTTAAGCGTTGCGGTTCTGTTACTATTGACGGTAACTGTTTTAGCAGGGTGCGGCTCAAAAAACGATGAAGAACAGGTCAAGACGAACCCAAAACCTTTGGTGGTGTCCATGGATCTTGCTCATCCTCCTTTTGAGATGAAGGATGAAAAGGAAAATCCTACGGGAGTTAGCGTTGATTTTATAAAAGCATTCGGTGAGTATGTGGGCAGAGAAGTGAAAATACAGCCGGTATCCGAGGATCAGCTGATCCCTTCTCTTCAACAGGAAAAAGCAGATCTGGTCATGTCATCTTTATTTGTTACAGAGGATGGAAAACAGCTCGTGGATTTTTCCGAGCCGTATGCTCAGATTGAGCTTGCTGTTTTAGTAAAGAAGAATGAGGGGTTTTCTTCTGCGGAAAGCTTGAATCAAAAAGAGAAAAAGGTTGCAGTCATTGCCGGTTCTGCCGGAGAGCTTTATGCCGGAAAAAATTTAAGCGATGCGGAGATTACAGTTCTTGCCGATGAAAATGCCTGCGTTTCCCAGGTCTTGCAGGGAAAGGCGGATGCCTTTATTTCAGATCAGCTGATGATATATAGTGACTGGAAAAATTATGCAGATCAAACCGATCTATTATCCGTCGGAAATCAGGAGGTCGGAAAATGGGCGATTGCAGTGCAGAAAGGAGACACAGCACTGCTTGCACAGGTGAATGAGTTTATTGAAACGTATCGAATCAACGGAGGTTTTAACAAATTAACCAGTAAATATTTAGTAGAAGAAAAAGAGGATTTTGATCGATTCGGGTTAAATTGGATCTTCAATATGGATGAATAA
- a CDS encoding SIR2 family protein translates to MKKTVIFLGAGASKADGAPLQRELFKSYFKACEDEKLNENFDIKHSKVKELVDRYFKNFFDFSEDFDYRKAVFPTFEEALGILDLAIERNEKYRSELGNLYKYRTALIFSMAQAIQYKIEASQSGIQGESHTKLIHNLEGDIQKGNISFISTNYDIILDNALGNKFEVDYGFYPSGDLNNIKSGVKLLKIHGSLNWKYCPVCKHIDAKLEPQGSLSIVDNPGSVKCDHCHADAQYIIVPPTYYKDMSNVYLANIWNNAEKLLREAEHIIFSGYSLPSADMHIKYLLKRAELNRDKDSRFKATVINYFPNKIVGAIEKEQNRYSRFFKNTSDINYIKEMSFQDFAENPFKVLE, encoded by the coding sequence ATGAAAAAAACAGTAATATTTTTAGGCGCCGGGGCTTCAAAAGCAGATGGCGCACCTTTACAGCGGGAGTTGTTCAAATCCTATTTTAAAGCGTGCGAGGATGAAAAACTAAACGAAAATTTCGATATAAAACACAGCAAGGTCAAGGAACTGGTGGATCGCTATTTTAAAAATTTTTTTGATTTCAGTGAAGATTTTGATTATAGAAAAGCTGTATTTCCAACCTTTGAAGAAGCCCTGGGTATTTTGGATCTGGCCATTGAACGCAATGAAAAATATCGAAGCGAATTGGGGAACCTCTATAAATACAGGACTGCATTAATTTTTTCCATGGCTCAGGCAATTCAATATAAGATCGAAGCCTCTCAAAGCGGAATACAGGGTGAAAGCCATACTAAGCTGATTCATAATCTGGAAGGAGATATTCAAAAGGGAAACATTTCCTTTATCTCCACGAACTATGATATTATTCTGGATAATGCATTGGGAAATAAGTTTGAGGTTGATTATGGATTTTATCCTTCCGGTGACTTGAATAATATAAAAAGCGGTGTAAAACTCCTAAAAATCCATGGCTCTTTAAATTGGAAGTACTGTCCGGTCTGCAAACATATAGACGCGAAACTGGAGCCGCAGGGAAGCTTATCCATCGTGGATAATCCGGGTTCTGTCAAATGTGACCACTGCCATGCAGACGCACAATATATCATTGTCCCGCCCACATATTATAAAGATATGAGCAATGTATATCTGGCCAATATATGGAATAATGCGGAGAAGCTCTTAAGGGAGGCAGAACACATTATATTTTCGGGATATTCCCTGCCCAGCGCAGACATGCATATTAAATATTTACTCAAAAGAGCCGAATTGAACAGAGATAAAGACAGCCGGTTCAAAGCTACGGTCATTAATTATTTTCCCAATAAGATAGTAGGAGCGATTGAAAAAGAACAGAATCGATACAGCCGTTTTTTCAAA
- a CDS encoding MBL fold metallo-hydrolase has protein sequence MNTIFNDFPDHDRFKFPEGLWRVTAGKGGEAILVFGSKKTFLVDCGMAYCGDRVVRNIEFALAMHDRTSLDGILLSHSHYDHIGALPYMKKRWPEAVVYGAAKAKSVFARPGARALMKELGTVARDLYSESKNEILVDGLAVDVVVSEGDEISIGDEYFKVLETKGHTDCSLTYILEPRKIMFASESTGVLENPQFVHTSILKSYKDSIESALKCKAYQPKYIICPHFGILPEYFTDEYFDLYIKSAEYKKDFLLDLHRKGLDKEQILAEYVKYHWSERRAQEQPKEAFTINGGHMIDVILKEFS, from the coding sequence ATGAATACGATTTTTAATGACTTCCCGGACCATGATCGATTTAAATTTCCCGAAGGCTTATGGAGGGTAACCGCCGGAAAGGGCGGAGAAGCTATTCTGGTTTTTGGCAGTAAAAAGACCTTTTTAGTAGACTGCGGTATGGCCTATTGCGGTGACAGAGTTGTGAGGAATATTGAATTTGCACTGGCCATGCACGATCGAACTTCTCTGGACGGGATTCTCTTGTCTCACTCTCATTACGATCATATAGGCGCCTTGCCTTATATGAAAAAAAGATGGCCGGAGGCAGTAGTTTATGGAGCGGCTAAGGCGAAGAGCGTATTTGCAAGGCCCGGAGCCAGAGCTTTGATGAAAGAGCTGGGAACGGTTGCGAGAGATTTATATTCCGAATCGAAGAACGAAATTCTGGTGGATGGTCTTGCGGTAGATGTGGTCGTAAGCGAAGGGGATGAAATCTCCATCGGAGATGAGTACTTTAAGGTGCTTGAGACAAAAGGCCACACGGATTGTTCTTTAACGTACATTTTAGAACCGAGAAAAATCATGTTTGCCAGTGAAAGCACAGGGGTCTTGGAAAACCCGCAGTTCGTGCATACCTCCATTTTAAAAAGCTATAAAGACAGTATAGAGTCTGCATTAAAGTGTAAAGCGTATCAGCCTAAATACATCATATGTCCGCATTTTGGGATTTTACCCGAGTATTTCACCGATGAGTATTTTGACCTGTATATTAAAAGTGCGGAATATAAGAAGGATTTTCTGCTGGACTTGCATCGAAAGGGTCTGGATAAGGAGCAGATTTTAGCTGAATATGTAAAATATCACTGGTCAGAGCGAAGAGCTCAGGAACAGCCGAAGGAAGCGTTCACCATTAATGGGGGACACATGATTGATGTGATTCTGAAAGAATTCAGTTAG
- a CDS encoding IS110 family RNA-guided transposase: MFMGFTKPIEYSNLTTKEGDFMNPLYVGIDVSSKSNVVYLMLPNGNKHSNFAVANSHDGSIQLVKRICSALNSRSLDTVLIGLESTSVYGDNLVYFLREDASLASFHRKIHVLNPKQVKKFKDAYNDLPKNDYVDSFVIADCLRFGRINKEVYVGDYHYKALQNLTRARYFAVCNLTKEKQRFMNVLFKKYSSMTQEKVFSDTFSTTALAVYDEFESAEALAYMDLQELTAFIMEKGKNRFPDPDTVAKAIQKAARSSYRLPKTVNDSVNQVLSISITSMKALEAQIKEFDKAISAQMELLPNVLISIPGIGPVYSAGILSELGDINRFNNQAQLAKYAGLAWTQHQSGDFEAQNTRLIRSGNRFLKYYLCEAAFSLVRCDKEYKAFYHQKYNEVNRYQHKRALALTARKFVRLVFTLLKDNRLYRSAE; this comes from the coding sequence ATGTTCATGGGTTTTACCAAGCCGATTGAATACTCAAATCTAACTACGAAAGAAGGTGATTTTATGAACCCACTTTACGTCGGAATTGATGTAAGTAGCAAATCCAATGTCGTTTATCTTATGCTTCCTAATGGTAACAAGCACAGTAACTTCGCAGTTGCTAACTCACATGATGGTTCTATTCAGTTGGTAAAAAGAATCTGTTCTGCTTTAAATTCCAGGTCCCTTGACACCGTACTCATAGGTCTCGAATCTACATCTGTCTATGGTGACAATCTCGTGTATTTTCTAAGGGAAGATGCATCTTTAGCATCCTTTCACAGAAAGATTCATGTCCTCAATCCAAAGCAGGTTAAAAAGTTCAAAGATGCTTATAATGACCTGCCAAAAAATGATTATGTGGACTCTTTTGTCATTGCTGACTGCCTGCGTTTTGGAAGAATCAACAAAGAGGTATATGTCGGAGACTATCACTACAAAGCTCTCCAAAACCTCACACGAGCACGTTATTTCGCCGTTTGCAATCTTACCAAGGAAAAGCAACGCTTTATGAATGTGCTGTTCAAGAAGTATTCATCCATGACACAGGAGAAGGTATTTTCCGATACCTTCAGCACTACAGCTCTTGCTGTCTACGATGAATTTGAATCCGCAGAAGCACTGGCATATATGGACTTACAAGAGCTAACCGCTTTTATCATGGAGAAAGGAAAGAACCGCTTTCCTGATCCAGATACGGTAGCCAAAGCCATTCAGAAAGCTGCCCGGAGTTCTTACCGTTTACCTAAGACGGTAAATGACTCTGTGAATCAGGTGCTCTCTATATCCATAACCTCAATGAAGGCATTGGAAGCTCAAATCAAAGAGTTCGATAAAGCGATTTCAGCCCAAATGGAACTCTTGCCTAACGTATTGATATCCATTCCAGGCATTGGTCCTGTTTATTCTGCTGGTATTCTATCAGAGCTTGGAGATATCAATCGTTTTAATAATCAGGCGCAGCTTGCGAAATATGCAGGTCTTGCCTGGACTCAGCACCAGTCTGGTGATTTTGAAGCACAAAACACAAGACTCATCCGATCTGGCAACCGATTTTTAAAGTATTATCTGTGTGAAGCTGCATTCTCTCTTGTAAGATGCGACAAGGAGTACAAAGCTTTCTATCACCAAAAGTACAACGAGGTGAACAGATATCAACACAAACGTGCACTCGCATTAACTGCCCGTAAATTTGTGCGGTTAGTCTTTACGCTGCTTAAAGACAATCGCCTATATCGCTCAGCAGAATAG